A part of Rhodothermales bacterium genomic DNA contains:
- a CDS encoding class I SAM-dependent methyltransferase, with product MPDVNPFEQRSALYDAWFTSHPYAYASEIEAVRELLPPTGEFVEVGVGTGRFAAPLGIQLGVEPSPAMRAIALERGIEVLDGTAEALPFPDHSFDGVLMVTTICFVEDIDQAFQEAHRVIRPGGCIVVGFIDRASSLGKEYELRKNESLFYRHAHFHAVDEVARHLFAAGFTPLQFVQTIFRDAETMDHPDPVVNGYGTGAFVVVKGTRA from the coding sequence ATGCCAGATGTAAATCCGTTTGAGCAGCGAAGCGCCCTGTACGACGCCTGGTTTACTTCCCACCCCTACGCGTATGCTTCGGAGATCGAAGCCGTCCGTGAATTGCTACCCCCGACGGGCGAGTTTGTCGAGGTCGGCGTCGGCACCGGCCGGTTCGCGGCGCCGCTGGGCATCCAACTCGGGGTGGAGCCCTCGCCGGCAATGCGGGCGATTGCCCTGGAACGTGGTATCGAAGTGCTGGATGGCACCGCGGAGGCCCTCCCCTTCCCGGATCACTCGTTCGACGGTGTCCTCATGGTTACGACGATCTGTTTTGTAGAGGACATCGACCAGGCTTTCCAGGAAGCGCACCGGGTGATTCGCCCGGGCGGTTGTATCGTGGTTGGATTTATCGATCGTGCGAGTTCGTTGGGTAAGGAGTACGAGTTGCGGAAGAACGAGAGCCTGTTTTATCGGCACGCGCACTTCCACGCGGTCGATGAAGTGGCCAGGCATCTGTTTGCGGCCGGCTTCACGCCGCTTCAGTTTGTTCAAACGATCTTCCGAGACGCCGAGACCATGGACCACCCGGATCCGGTGGTGAATGGCTACGGCACGGGCGCGTTTGTGGTCGTAAAAGGCACACGGGCCTGA
- a CDS encoding copper-translocating P-type ATPase: MNPNSHHDHSHHVAPPAGGKEPGGHQKTSEGHESHDQHAGHSPEMFRDKFWLSLLLSVPVVLWAAHIQMIFHYEAPAFPGSTWISPVLGTAVFFYGGLVFLKGAWRELKARLPGMMTLISLAISVAFLFSWVVQLGFLRADAIWWELATLVTIMLLGHWIEMRSISQAQGALQELAKLLPDTATRISEQGEETVPVSELREGDIVLVRPGESVPADGLVQKGTSDLNEAFITGESRPVKKREGDAVIAATVNGEGSLRIQVTGTGEKTKLSGIMRLVADAQTSKSRAQHLADRAARTLTGVAIVAGAVTWVVWYFLGASIDFSIIRMVTVLVIACPHALGLAVPLVVAISTTLGARNGLLVRDRRGLEEARNLDTVIFDKTGTLTLGEFRVVELSVADGESDENLLRIAAGVESESEHPIARGIVKTAIERTLDVPPSDGFRAVTGKGVAASVEGVEYHMGGPALLKAENAQVSDTLRAAADAAASRGQAAIYLIRDGKALAVFAVADAIREESREAIRALHARGIEVAMLTGDAQAVADAVAAELGIDTVFAQVLPEDKAAKVRELQNQGKKVAMVGDGVNDAPALATADIGIAIGAGTDVAVEAGHIVLVRSDPRDIPKIVALSRATYRKMLQNLWWAAGYNIFAIPLAAGVLAPWGILLTPAVGAVLMSASTVVVAINAQLLKREQL, from the coding sequence ATGAACCCAAACAGCCACCACGATCATAGCCATCACGTCGCGCCGCCCGCCGGCGGCAAGGAGCCTGGCGGGCACCAGAAGACGTCGGAAGGTCATGAAAGCCACGACCAGCATGCAGGTCACAGCCCGGAGATGTTTCGTGACAAGTTCTGGCTCTCCCTGCTCCTCTCCGTTCCGGTCGTCCTCTGGGCAGCGCATATCCAGATGATCTTTCACTACGAGGCGCCCGCGTTCCCCGGATCTACGTGGATATCGCCTGTCCTCGGCACGGCCGTCTTTTTCTACGGCGGCCTGGTCTTTCTGAAAGGAGCATGGCGCGAGCTGAAGGCGCGACTGCCAGGGATGATGACCCTCATCTCCCTCGCCATTTCGGTAGCTTTCCTTTTCTCGTGGGTGGTCCAGCTCGGTTTCCTTCGAGCGGATGCCATCTGGTGGGAGCTGGCCACGTTGGTGACCATCATGCTGCTGGGCCACTGGATCGAGATGCGCTCGATCTCACAGGCACAGGGTGCGCTCCAGGAACTCGCGAAGTTACTCCCGGACACCGCGACTCGAATCTCAGAGCAGGGTGAAGAGACCGTCCCGGTCAGCGAGCTGCGGGAGGGTGATATCGTGCTGGTCCGCCCCGGCGAGAGCGTGCCAGCGGACGGCCTCGTCCAGAAAGGGACGAGCGATCTCAACGAAGCCTTTATTACTGGCGAGTCCAGGCCGGTAAAAAAGAGGGAGGGCGACGCCGTCATCGCCGCGACCGTCAATGGGGAGGGTTCTCTGCGCATTCAGGTCACCGGCACCGGTGAAAAGACCAAGCTTTCAGGCATTATGCGGCTCGTGGCCGACGCGCAAACATCAAAATCCCGGGCCCAGCATCTGGCCGACCGGGCGGCCAGGACCCTGACCGGGGTGGCCATCGTCGCCGGCGCGGTCACATGGGTGGTGTGGTATTTCCTCGGTGCGTCGATCGACTTCTCCATCATTCGTATGGTGACGGTCCTGGTGATCGCCTGTCCACACGCTCTCGGCCTGGCCGTGCCGCTGGTTGTCGCCATCTCCACGACCCTGGGCGCGCGCAATGGCCTGCTCGTGCGGGATCGGCGCGGGCTGGAAGAAGCCAGAAACCTGGATACTGTGATTTTCGACAAGACCGGAACGCTCACATTGGGAGAGTTCCGAGTGGTAGAGCTGTCGGTGGCCGACGGGGAGTCCGACGAGAACTTGCTCCGTATCGCGGCCGGAGTGGAGTCGGAGTCCGAACACCCGATCGCTCGTGGCATTGTAAAGACGGCGATAGAACGCACGCTCGACGTGCCGCCATCGGACGGATTCCGGGCCGTGACCGGGAAGGGTGTTGCCGCATCGGTCGAAGGCGTTGAGTATCATATGGGCGGCCCCGCGCTCCTCAAGGCAGAGAACGCCCAGGTGTCGGACACGCTTCGCGCCGCCGCCGACGCGGCGGCCAGCCGAGGGCAGGCCGCCATTTATCTGATCAGAGACGGCAAGGCACTGGCGGTATTCGCCGTAGCGGACGCTATCCGCGAGGAGAGCCGCGAGGCTATTCGCGCGCTGCACGCTCGAGGAATCGAAGTGGCCATGCTCACCGGTGACGCACAAGCCGTCGCGGATGCCGTCGCCGCTGAACTGGGCATCGACACCGTGTTCGCGCAGGTCCTGCCCGAGGACAAGGCCGCCAAGGTACGCGAGCTGCAGAATCAGGGAAAGAAAGTCGCGATGGTGGGTGACGGCGTGAACGATGCCCCGGCCCTGGCCACCGCCGATATCGGGATCGCGATCGGCGCCGGCACCGATGTCGCCGTGGAGGCCGGTCACATCGTGCTGGTACGATCCGACCCGCGCGACATCCCGAAGATCGTCGCGTTGTCCCGCGCGACCTACCGGAAGATGCTCCAGAACCTCTGGTGGGCGGCGGGTTACAACATCTTCGCCATTCCCCTGGCGGCTGGCGTGCTTGCCCCGTGGGGTATCCTTCTCACTCCGGCCGTGGGCGCGGTATTGATGTCCGCGAGTACTGTGGTCGTGGCGATCAACGCTCAGCTTCTCAAAAGGGAGCAACTATGA